CCTCCCGCTGCGGCTACACCGCCAGCTTCTGCGTCTCGGCGCCCGGTTCGCGCGTCTACAGCTCGGTAATTGAAGGCACCAGCGCCGATAATCTCACCACCGGCTACGCCAAATATAGCGGCACCTCAATGGCGGCGCCGCACGTAGCGGGCAGCGTCGCGGTGCTGATGGAGCGCTTCCCCTATATGACCGGCGCGCAGGTGGCGCAGGTGCTGAAAACCACCGCCACCGATATGGGCGATCCGGGCATCGATGCGCTGTATGGCTGGGGGATGATCAATCTGAGCAAAGCGATCGACGGCCCGGGCATGCTCTATACCGTCGAGGATATTCCTGAAGCGCTGCGCGTGCCGGATCCGCAAGGTGTCGCCTACGGCCCGACGCAGTTCGTCGCCAATATTCCCGGCATTGGCGCTGAGCTAGATAAAGAGACCCCCTATGCGCGCCTCTGCAATCAGGTGCAGTGTGGCTTCGATATCTGGTCGAATGATATCTCCGGTCACGGCGGCCTGACCAAAGAGGGCACGGGCGCGCTCTGGCTGACCGGCAACAACAGCTACAGCGGCCCGACGCTTATTAACGCCGGTCTGCTGTCGGTAAACGGCTCGCTCGCCTCGGATGTTACAGTTCAGCGACAGGGCGTGCTGGGCGGCAACGGCAGCATCGGATCGTTGCGGGTAGCGCGCGGCGGCACCGTGGCGCCGGGCAACTCGATCGGCACCCTGAATGTGGATGGCGACGTTACCTTTGAGGAAGGCTCGCGCTACGCGGTAGAAGTGGCGCCGGACGGCCGCAGCGACCGCATCGCCAGCAGCCGCGCTATCACCATCAATGGCGGCGAAGTGGCCGTATCGCTGGAAAACAGCGCTAATCTGCTGAGCCAGAGCGAAGCGCAAAGCCTTGCCGGGCGTCAGTACAACATCCTGACGGCGGCGCAGGGCATCAACGGCGCGTTTACCGGCGCGCTGCCGGCTTATGCTTTCCTGGGTACCACGCTGGGCTACCAGGCAAACCAGCTCTCGCTGACGGTCGGGCGCAACGACGCCACCTTCGCCAGCGTGGCGGCCTCTGATAACGAGCGCGCGGTTGCGACGGCGGCGGAAGCGCTGGGTGCCGGCAATCCGGTGTATGAAAGCCTGCTGCTCAGCGGGTCGGCAGGCGAGGCGCGTCAGGCGTTCCGTCAGCTCTCCGGCCAGGTGCATGCGGATATCGCCTCGGCGCAGGTTAACGACAGTCGCTATCTGCGCGATACCCTTAACGATCGTCTGCGTCAGGCGGAAGGGCTGGGCGGTGTCAGCGATATCCGGGCAGATGAGGGCGGTGCCTGGGCGAAACTGTTGGGCGCGTGGGATCACGCTTCCGGCGATGCCAGCGCCACGGGTTATCAGGCCTCGACCTACGGCGTGCTGCTGGGGCTTGACTCCGCCTGGGCGGACGACTGGCGCATGGGCGTCGCGACCGGCTACACCCGTACCTCGCTGGATGGTGGCTACGGTTCGGATGCCGACAGCGACAACTATCACCTTGGCGTCTATGGCGGCAAAGAGTACGGAGCGCTGGCGCTGCGCGCCGGGGCCGGCTACACCTGGCACCGTTTCGATACCTCGCGCTCCGTGGCCTACGGCAGCCAGTCCGACCGCGCCAGCGCGCAGTACAGCGCGCGCACCGAGCAGTTCTTCGCCGAAGCGGGCTACCGTATCCCGGCCGGGCCGGTCAGTCTGGAGCCGTTCGCTAACCTCTCTTACGTGAACTTCCAGAACAACCGCATCGCGGAGCAGGGCGGCGCGGCGGCGCTGCACGGTGACAAGCAGCACACCGACGCCACGCTCTCCACCCTCGGCCTGCGCGGCGACGTCGAATGGAACGTCACGCGCGATACGGCGGTGGCGCTGCGCGGCGAACTGGGCTGGCAGCATCAGTATGGCGATCTCGATCGCGGCGTCGGGCTGAAGTTTAACGGCAGCGACACGCCATTTGTGGTGAACAGCGTCTCCGCCTCGCGCGACGGCGCGGTGGTGAAAGCCAGCGCCGAAGTGGCGCTCAACAGCAACGCTCACCTGTCACTGGGCTACAGCGGCCTGCTTTCCGATAACTATCAGGACAACAGCGTCAACGCCGGCTTCAGCTGGAACTTCTGAAGCCAGTCAGCAGCGGGGCCGGCAACGGCCCCGTTTTTTTATGCCTTCTTCTGCGCCGCTTTTTATTCCGCGCGCAGACACGGGGCATTGGTGCGCTGAAGCCAGCGGAACGTATGAAGGATGCCATTCCACGCGCAGAGGCGGGGCATTTGTGCCGCCGTGAAAGAGGCGCTGTGATAGCGATCATATTTAAAAAAAAGGTAAAGAAGTTATCGTTTTTCATCATTGACAATAAGGCGCCCGGCGGATCGGAAATATCTTTTCTGCGCCGCGTAATTCGCCTCGTGTCACATTTACGTAAAAACATAAAACGGCAAATAAATTTAGCAATTGTTATTCCCTCTGCCTTTTACAACATTAACAGGCACGGCTGAATCAAGCCCTCCGTTAAATAACGCGCTGCGGGTAGAAGGGGAGTAATAATGGCGACCTGTTCCGTATTGGGTAAAAAAGAAAAAATAGGCTATGGCCTGGGCGATATGGCCAGCGCGCTGGTCTGGCAAACGGCGACGCTGTTTCTCGCCTATTTTTATACCGATGTCTATGGGCTGCCTGCGGCGATTATGGGCACCATGTTTCTGCTGGTGCGCGCGCTCGATGCCTTTGTCGATCCCTGTATCGGCGCGCTGGTCGATCGCACCCGCACGCGGCATGGACGCTTTCGTCCCTGGCTGCTCTGGTTCGCGGTGCCGTTCGGCGTCAGCTGCCTGATCACCTTCTACGTGCCGGATGCCGGCCCGACAGCGAAAATCATTTATGCCTGCGTCACTTACACTCTGCTGAGCCTGGTCTACTCCGCCATCAACGTACCCTACTGCGCGATGCCGGGCGCGCTGACGCTGGACCCGCGCGAGCGCCATTCGCTGCAATCCTGGCGCTTCGGGCTGTCGTTTATCGGCGGGCTGATCGTCACGGTGATCGCGCTGCCGCTGGTGAACTGGCTGGGCGATGGCAGCCCGCAGAAAGGCTATTTCTATGCCATGAGTCTGATGGGCATGCTGGGCGTGGTGCTGTTTTTCTGCTGCTTCGCGATGACGCGCGAGCGTTATTATTCCGCCGCGGAAAATAGCGGTTCAATGCTCAGCGATTTAAAAACGCTGACGCGTAACAGCCAGTGGCGCATTATTTTCCTGTTTAATATTTTACTACTGACCGCGGTGGTCACG
This DNA window, taken from Mixta gaviniae, encodes the following:
- a CDS encoding MFS transporter, with protein sequence MATCSVLGKKEKIGYGLGDMASALVWQTATLFLAYFYTDVYGLPAAIMGTMFLLVRALDAFVDPCIGALVDRTRTRHGRFRPWLLWFAVPFGVSCLITFYVPDAGPTAKIIYACVTYTLLSLVYSAINVPYCAMPGALTLDPRERHSLQSWRFGLSFIGGLIVTVIALPLVNWLGDGSPQKGYFYAMSLMGMLGVVLFFCCFAMTRERYYSAAENSGSMLSDLKTLTRNSQWRIIFLFNILLLTAVVTRGSATLYYVKYVLLRPELVFAFIVSGMAAALLGALLSERLLGKFDRVRAYQWTIISFVLLGSVIFFLPPGALWWIFGINIVFSFIQNLTTPLQWAMFSDVVDYEEQRSGRRLDGLVFSTALFAIKFGLALGGALVGWILALVDYLPNQPQQSAGVLTTINALFTLIPSALFIAMALLLCLYKLNSRRVAEIASQLAQKRQQREDAPPLVSAIQE